From the Thomasclavelia ramosa DSM 1402 genome, the window TTAAAAAATATTTTGATGGAACAATAACTCCAGATAATCCACGAATTACAAATGCTCAAAAGTCAATTCGTACTAATGATATTGAAAACGTTGGAAAAACAGCTCGTCATCATACATTTTTTGAAATGTTAGGGAACTTCTCAATTGGTGATTATTTTAAAAAAGATGCAATTGATTTTGCGTGGGAATTATTAACTGATGAAAAATGGTTTGCTTTTGAAAAAGATAAATTATATATTACAGTTCATGATCATGATGAGGAAGCTTATGACTATTGGGTTAATGTCAAAGGTGTTGCTGTTGATCATATGTTAAAAACACCAGGTAACTTTTGGGAAATTGGCGAGGGACCATGTGGACCCGATTCAGAGATTTTTTATGATCGTGGGGAAAAATATGATCCTGATGGTTTAGGAACAAAGTTGTTTTATGAAGAATTAGAAAATGATCGATATATTGAAATTTGGAATTTAGTATTTTCACAATATAACTCACAAGAAGGAGTAGCTCGTGAAGATTATAAAGAGTTGCCACAAAAAAATATCGATACTGGGATGGGATTAGAAAGAATTACTAGTATTATTCAAGGTGGAGAAACAAATTTTGATACTGATTTTTTCTTACCAATTATCCATGAAGTAGAAAAATTAGCCAATGTTTCATATCAAGAAAATAAGATGGCTTATCGAGTTATTGCTGATCATATCCGGACTGTAACATTTGCACTTGCTGATGGAGCATTATTTGATAATGCAGGTCGTGGATATGTTTTGAGGAGAATTTTAAGAAGAGCTGTTCGTTATGGTAAGCAAATTGGAATCGAAAAAGCGTTTATGTATGATTTAGTTGATGTTGTAAGCGAAATTATGAAAGAATTCTATGATTATCTACCAGAAAAAGTAAGTTATATTAGTGACTTAGTAAAAAAAGAGGAAGAAGCTTTTCATAAGACGTTAACAAATGGTGAAAAATTATTAAGTAGTATTATCGCAAAAAATACTGATGGTGTGATTAGTGGAAAGGATGCCTTTAAATTATACGATACTTATGGTTTTCCTTTTGAATTGACTTTGGAAATTGCTGAAGAATCAGATTTAAAAGTTGATGAAGAGGCTTTTAGAGCAGAGCTTAAAGTACAACAAGAAAGATCGCGTGGAGCACGTACTGATAGTGAAAGTATGGCAAGTCAGAAACCTGATTTAATGGCCTTTGATTTACCATCGAATTTTGAATATGATCCAACAAATATCAATAGTGTAGTTATTGGATTATTTAAAGATGGTGTTAAAACAGATCGAATTGATGATTATGGAGAAGTCATTTTTGATACAACAACTTTTTATGCTGAGATGGGTGGTCAATGTGCAGATACTGGGTATGTTTATAATGAAAATTGTCAGGGTGAAGTAATTAATGTGCTAAAAGCACCAAATCAACAGCATTTACATTTCGTTAAATTGAAGACAGGAACGATTCGAGTTGGTGATATTTTAACTTTAGATGTTGATAAAGCTAAGCGAAATAAGATTATTGCTAACCATAGTGCTACTCATATTCTTCAAGCAGCTTTAAAAGAAATTATTGGAAAACATATTAATCAAGCTGGTTCTTATGTTGATGATCATCGTTTAAGATTTGATTTTACTCATTTTGAAAAAATAACAAATGAACAACTTAAATTAATTGAGAATCAGGTTAATAATGTCATTTTTGATGGAGTTGCTGTGGATATTGCACACATGACTAAAGATGAAGCCATTAATAGTGGTGCTATGGCGTTGTTTGATGAGAAGTATGGCGATAAGGTTCGGGTTGTTTCAATCGGTGATTATTCAATGGAATTATGTGGTGGATGTCATGTTTCAAACAGTGCAAATATTGGATTATTTAAAATTGAGGCTGAAGAGAGTGTTGGTAGTGGAGTGCGTCGAATTGAGGCGGTTACTGGAAAGACTGCTTATCAAGCGTTAGTTCAAGAAAAAGAAACGGTTGATATTATTAGTAATATTTTAAAACTTAAAAATCGTAAAGAAGTAGTTGCAAAAGTTACTGCATTAACTGAAGAACTTTCCAACACTAAAAAAGAGATTGAAATATTAAGCGGACAATTAAATGCGCTAAATGCAGCAAGTAAAGCCAATGATATTCAAGAAATCAATGGAGTTAAAGTGTTGTTTGTAGAAGAAATGATTGATGCTGCTAAAGCGAAACAACTTGCCTTTGATTTTAGAGATAAAATTGAAGAAGGAATTGTAATTTTAGTAACACAATTTGAGGACAAATGTTCATACTTTGTCGGGGTGACTAAAAATTATGTTGCAACTGGATATAAAGCTGGTGATATTATTAAAAAAATCAATGCAGTTGTTGATGGTCGCGGTGGTGGAAAGCCGGATTTTGCTCAAGGTGGCTGCCCAATTAATGATAAGATTTCCAACATCAAGGGAGAACTTAAAAATTTCTTTTAATTTCTAAGTAATTGGTGTAAAATAATTCTATAGGCAAAGCCTTAAAGGAGGTCGAATAATATGCAAGACTTAACAAAGACAAAAGTATTCAGTTCTGAAGATATGCGTCGTGAGATGATTCGTCAAAATCTTAAAACAGTAATTGATGCATTAAATGAAAGAGGCTATAATGCAGTACATCAAATTGCAGGTTATTTAATCTCTAATGATCCTGCTTATATTTCAAGTCATAAAAATGCTCGAAATATAATCCAGCAAATTGAACGTGATGAAATTATTGAAGAATTAGTCAAATCATATTTGGAGAAGTAGGATGGAACGGATATTAGGGTTGGACTTAGGTTCAAGAACCTGTGGTATTGCAATCAGTGATACTTTAGGCATGTTAGCTCATGGAATTGAGACTTACCGTTTTCGAGATGATGATTATGATAGAGCCGCAAAGCACGTTGTTGCTTTAATTAATGAACATCAGATCAAAACGGTTGTACTTGGGCTACCTAAACATATGAATGGTGATTTGGGTGAGCGTGCACAAATATCAATCATGTTTAAAGAAATGTTAGAAAAAGAAGTACCGGGTCTCAATGTTGTTTTAATTGATGAGCGACTTACAACTAAAGTAGCTCAAGATCAACTTATCTTTGCTGATGTTTCTCGAAAGAAACGGAAGCAGGTAATTGACAAAATGGCTGCAGTAGCGATTTTACAAGGCTACTTAGATGCCCAATAGAAAGGAATTTAAATGGAAGCAAATAAAATCCAAGTGATCGATGATCAAGGTAATGAAAAAGAATTTGAAGTATTATTTACTTTTAATAATGAGGAATTAGGAAAACAATATGTGTTGTATTATGATACAACAGTTGAAGAACCTAGTGTATTTGCATCAATCTATGATGATGCTGGACAATTATTCCCTATAGAAACACCGGAAGAATGGGAAATGGTTGAAGAAGTTTTCCAAAGTTTTATGGCTGAAAGTGAAGAAGGTCATGAATGTTGTGGAAACCATGGAAATGGATGCTGTCATGATAATGATGAAGAACATGAATGTTGCGGTAATCATGGAGACTGTAACTGCGATAACTAATAAAAGCTAAATTATTTAGCTTTTTTCTCTTAAACTAGAAAAGGTGGTATAGAAATGGCTTTAATGGGATTATTTGGAAAAAAAAGAGTTACTGAATCATTTTTTGTCAATTCATATGGAAATGATCAGACACGTGGTATTTATACATTTCAAGTAGATATTGAAAATGGAGAAATACTTTATAAAAAGCATTTTAAAACACCCTCAGACCCTGTCTATAGCTTTAATTATGGGCGCTTTGTGTGTGTTACATATAAAAATAGAACAGGTACAAGTGGTGATGGTGGAATTTGTTCATATGCAGCAACTGCTGATATTTTAGCATTAGTATCGCGAATTAGTGATAAAGGTAAAACATATATGCATGCTTGTGCTAATGGTGATCATGAAACAGCAGATAAATTATATGCTGTTGATTATTATAACGGTGAGATCATGGTGGCAAAAATTGATAAGAAAAAACTAGTTGCACCTATTTTTAATTATAAATTGGAAGGACATAGTATCGATCCAAAACGTCAAAATCAACCACACCCTCATTTTGTCGATTTTACTCCGGATGGAAAACGTTTAATTGTTGTTGACTTAGGATTAGATAAAGTACTGCTCTTTAAAATGGAAGCAAAGGAGATTATTTTGGATGAAGAACATTCATTTGATTTAGAACCAGGATCTGGACCTAAAAAGATTATGTTCAACCAGGCTGGAACAATAGCGTATGTTTTAAATGAATTATCTAATACAATTTGTGTTTACAAATATAATGATTTGAAATTTGAATTAATTCAAACCATCGATACATATCCAAAAGATGAATATGATGAGCCTAGCTTAGCTGGACAAATGCTTTTTAGCGAAAAAGAGGAGCGTATTTTTGTTACTAATCGTGGTCATGATAGTTTAGCATTATTTTTAGTAGATCAAGAAACAGGTTTATTGACTTATAAAGATTTTGTTGATACTTCACCAAATGCTCGTGATATTGCAATCTTTAAAGATCGTTGGATTGTTGCAGTTTGCCAAAAGGGTGGAGTAGTTGAAAGTTATGAATACCGCGATGAGAGAGGCGGAATGCTTTTTGAAACCAAATACTCATATCTAGTCAGTGAGCCGGTTTGCATTACAAAATTTGAGACTATTTATTAGAGATGATTATTCATCTCTTTTTTTGGCATAATATACTGACGAAGCATGTTTTATTATCGGTAGATAAGTTGAATAAGCGCTAAAAATATCATATAATGGTTAAGACGGAGGAGAATATGAAAAAAACTCAGAAAATTATTATTGGAGCAATTGCTGGAATAACGATTGTTGTACTAGCTTTAGTGTTTTTTTATTTCAATGGCCAAGGTGCTGTTTCTTCTAAAAGTGAAGAGGTAGTAGTTGAAATATCTGGATCAACATCTTCGGTCTTAAATCAGCTTGATAAGGCAGGTCTATTAAAAAGCAAAACAGTTGCTAGTATCTATACAAAGTTTAATAGTTATAGTTTTAAAGCGAATGTTTATGTTTTAAATAAAAATATGGATTTAAAGAAGATTCTTACAATTTTGGAAGGAGATAAGGATTATATATCTGCTGCTAAAATTACGATATTAGATGGATACCGTATACCTGAATGTGCTCAACAAGTAGCAAAGGGATTAGAAATCGATAGTACCGAGGTATTAGAGAAATGGACAAATAAAGAATATTTGCAAACTTTAGTGGAAAAATACTGGTTTTTGGATGAAAGTATTTTGAGTGCTGATATTATGTTCCCGTTAGAAGGGTATTTTGGTCCAGAAACATATGTAATTACTTCAAAGAAGACATCGATTGAAGATGTTACAAAGATGATGCTGGATCAAATGGATCGTAATTTAAGTACTTATAAAGACAAAATCAGTAATTTTATGATTAGTGGTAATAAAGTATCGATGCATCAATTTTTATCATTAGCATCAGTTGTACAATGTGAGTCATCTGGCCAAAAAGAAGATCAGGCTAAGATAGCCGGTGTCTTTATGAATCGTTTGGAAAAACCAATGCGTCTGCAAAGTGATGTAACTGTAAATTATGCAAATCAAATTAAAACGGTAGCAGTAACGTATAATCACTTATCAGTCGATTCTAAATATAATACATATAAGTATGAAGGGTTACCAGTCGGTCCAATCAGTACAGTTTCAACAAACATTATTGAAGCATGTCTGAATTATCAAAAGACTGATAATTTGTTCTTCTTTGCTTTGAAAGACGGGTCAGTCATCTATTCAAAAACATATGAAGAACATCAACAAGTAGTAAAGGAAAATAAATGGTATTAAAATGAGATATTATGAAAAAATAGAAGCTGATGCTTTAGCCCGAAATATACCTGTAATGCAGCGTGAAGGGCTTGAATTTATGATTGAAATTTTTAAACATCATAATTGTCATTGTTGTTTAGAGATTGGTAGTGCGATTGGATATTCAGCAATGATGTTGGTAAGTAATATTAATAATTTTAAGGTTGAAACAATTGAATTAAATGAGGAACGATATTTAGAAGCTGTAAAAAATATTGAAGAAAATAATTTAAAAAGTCAAATCATTATTCATCATGGTGATGCTTTATCATTTGATTTAGAGCATTTGAAAATTAAAAAATATGATTGTTTGTTTATTGATGCAGCTAAAGCACAATATCAAAAGTTTTTTGAAAAATATATGCCTTTAGTGGCAGACGAAGGTATTTGTATTGTTGATAATTTAGATTTTCATGGTATGATTTTTGATATTGATAATATAAAGAATCGAAATACAAAACAACTGGTAAAAAAAATAAAGCGTTTTAAAGATTGGATCTTTGATAACGAACTTTATGATGTTGAATATCATCATGTTGGTGATGGTATTTGTGTGATAAGAAAAAGGGTGGCACAATGAAGTTAGTATTATCTTTAAATAGCAAAAAATTTATTTATGATTATGTGGATATTGGTGTTGAATATTTTGTCGTTGGGGCAAAGTATTTTTCATGTCGTCAAGCATTATCGCTTGAGTATGATGAAATCGCCAATTTAAAAAAGGTCCTAGGTGATAAAAAAGTATGGGTTTTAGTAAATGCACTAGTTGAAGAAAAATATATCGATTTCTTAGAAAAGCATTTAATTAGATTGAGTCAAATTGGAGTTGATGGAATTTTATTTCAAGATTTTGGTGTTTTACAGATTTGTAATGAGCATAATTTTGATTTTGAGATGATTTATCATCCAGATACATTAAATACTAATCAAGCAACTTTAAATTACTTGGGAACTCAAGGTATTAATGGTGCTTTTTTGGCACGGGAGATACCGCTTGAAGAAAAAAAAATAATTGCTAAAAATGTTAATGTTAAAACAATGATTCAAGTTCATGGTGTTGAATATATGGCATATTCAAAAAGAAAGCTATTGACTAATTATTTTAAGGAAATCAATCAGGATATTCCAATTGGAATATCAGATGATCTGACGATTCAGGCAAATGGTGTAAATTATAGTTGTCATATTTATGAGGATCAATATGGATGTCATATTTTGAGTAAACAGCAAATGTGTGGCTTAGACATAATGAGTAGTTTTCAAGATTTTGATTACCTCTACATAGAATCTTTATACGTCGATGAATTAAAGTTAGTAGAAATCGTTAATTTATATCAAGATGCTTTAATCAGCGTTGGAAATAGAACTTACGGAAAAGTCGCTAAGGAATTAATATCGCAACTTTATCAACTGGATCCAAATATCGAATATCATCATAGCTTTATGTTTGATGCAACTGTTTATAAGATTGATGATGTAAGAAAGCGGGAAGAAAATGAGAAATGTAAGTAAAGTAATTAACGGAAAAAGGGTAATAATAAAAAAACCTGAGTTATT encodes:
- the alaS gene encoding alanine--tRNA ligase, with the translated sequence MKQLTGNQVRKMFLDFFESKGHKVEPSHSLIPNDDPTLLWINAGVAAIKKYFDGTITPDNPRITNAQKSIRTNDIENVGKTARHHTFFEMLGNFSIGDYFKKDAIDFAWELLTDEKWFAFEKDKLYITVHDHDEEAYDYWVNVKGVAVDHMLKTPGNFWEIGEGPCGPDSEIFYDRGEKYDPDGLGTKLFYEELENDRYIEIWNLVFSQYNSQEGVAREDYKELPQKNIDTGMGLERITSIIQGGETNFDTDFFLPIIHEVEKLANVSYQENKMAYRVIADHIRTVTFALADGALFDNAGRGYVLRRILRRAVRYGKQIGIEKAFMYDLVDVVSEIMKEFYDYLPEKVSYISDLVKKEEEAFHKTLTNGEKLLSSIIAKNTDGVISGKDAFKLYDTYGFPFELTLEIAEESDLKVDEEAFRAELKVQQERSRGARTDSESMASQKPDLMAFDLPSNFEYDPTNINSVVIGLFKDGVKTDRIDDYGEVIFDTTTFYAEMGGQCADTGYVYNENCQGEVINVLKAPNQQHLHFVKLKTGTIRVGDILTLDVDKAKRNKIIANHSATHILQAALKEIIGKHINQAGSYVDDHRLRFDFTHFEKITNEQLKLIENQVNNVIFDGVAVDIAHMTKDEAINSGAMALFDEKYGDKVRVVSIGDYSMELCGGCHVSNSANIGLFKIEAEESVGSGVRRIEAVTGKTAYQALVQEKETVDIISNILKLKNRKEVVAKVTALTEELSNTKKEIEILSGQLNALNAASKANDIQEINGVKVLFVEEMIDAAKAKQLAFDFRDKIEEGIVILVTQFEDKCSYFVGVTKNYVATGYKAGDIIKKINAVVDGRGGGKPDFAQGGCPINDKISNIKGELKNFF
- a CDS encoding IreB family regulatory phosphoprotein — encoded protein: MQDLTKTKVFSSEDMRREMIRQNLKTVIDALNERGYNAVHQIAGYLISNDPAYISSHKNARNIIQQIERDEIIEELVKSYLEK
- the ruvX gene encoding Holliday junction resolvase RuvX, translated to MERILGLDLGSRTCGIAISDTLGMLAHGIETYRFRDDDYDRAAKHVVALINEHQIKTVVLGLPKHMNGDLGERAQISIMFKEMLEKEVPGLNVVLIDERLTTKVAQDQLIFADVSRKKRKQVIDKMAAVAILQGYLDAQ
- a CDS encoding DUF1292 domain-containing protein, coding for MEANKIQVIDDQGNEKEFEVLFTFNNEELGKQYVLYYDTTVEEPSVFASIYDDAGQLFPIETPEEWEMVEEVFQSFMAESEEGHECCGNHGNGCCHDNDEEHECCGNHGDCNCDN
- a CDS encoding beta-propeller fold lactonase family protein, with the translated sequence MALMGLFGKKRVTESFFVNSYGNDQTRGIYTFQVDIENGEILYKKHFKTPSDPVYSFNYGRFVCVTYKNRTGTSGDGGICSYAATADILALVSRISDKGKTYMHACANGDHETADKLYAVDYYNGEIMVAKIDKKKLVAPIFNYKLEGHSIDPKRQNQPHPHFVDFTPDGKRLIVVDLGLDKVLLFKMEAKEIILDEEHSFDLEPGSGPKKIMFNQAGTIAYVLNELSNTICVYKYNDLKFELIQTIDTYPKDEYDEPSLAGQMLFSEKEERIFVTNRGHDSLALFLVDQETGLLTYKDFVDTSPNARDIAIFKDRWIVAVCQKGGVVESYEYRDERGGMLFETKYSYLVSEPVCITKFETIY
- the mltG gene encoding endolytic transglycosylase MltG → MKKTQKIIIGAIAGITIVVLALVFFYFNGQGAVSSKSEEVVVEISGSTSSVLNQLDKAGLLKSKTVASIYTKFNSYSFKANVYVLNKNMDLKKILTILEGDKDYISAAKITILDGYRIPECAQQVAKGLEIDSTEVLEKWTNKEYLQTLVEKYWFLDESILSADIMFPLEGYFGPETYVITSKKTSIEDVTKMMLDQMDRNLSTYKDKISNFMISGNKVSMHQFLSLASVVQCESSGQKEDQAKIAGVFMNRLEKPMRLQSDVTVNYANQIKTVAVTYNHLSVDSKYNTYKYEGLPVGPISTVSTNIIEACLNYQKTDNLFFFALKDGSVIYSKTYEEHQQVVKENKWY
- a CDS encoding O-methyltransferase, with protein sequence MRYYEKIEADALARNIPVMQREGLEFMIEIFKHHNCHCCLEIGSAIGYSAMMLVSNINNFKVETIELNEERYLEAVKNIEENNLKSQIIIHHGDALSFDLEHLKIKKYDCLFIDAAKAQYQKFFEKYMPLVADEGICIVDNLDFHGMIFDIDNIKNRNTKQLVKKIKRFKDWIFDNELYDVEYHHVGDGICVIRKRVAQ
- a CDS encoding U32 family peptidase codes for the protein MKLVLSLNSKKFIYDYVDIGVEYFVVGAKYFSCRQALSLEYDEIANLKKVLGDKKVWVLVNALVEEKYIDFLEKHLIRLSQIGVDGILFQDFGVLQICNEHNFDFEMIYHPDTLNTNQATLNYLGTQGINGAFLAREIPLEEKKIIAKNVNVKTMIQVHGVEYMAYSKRKLLTNYFKEINQDIPIGISDDLTIQANGVNYSCHIYEDQYGCHILSKQQMCGLDIMSSFQDFDYLYIESLYVDELKLVEIVNLYQDALISVGNRTYGKVAKELISQLYQLDPNIEYHHSFMFDATVYKIDDVRKREENEKCK